A window of the Penaeus vannamei isolate JL-2024 chromosome 19, ASM4276789v1, whole genome shotgun sequence genome harbors these coding sequences:
- the LOC113829502 gene encoding uncharacterized protein, whose protein sequence is MHLKNCLLFYTSAALLFCSYQQAAAQTPGCFWRDTASTAVVCSGDLHVFQIEDFFRQLVQGGKVSFDELRISDNALIQRLTVGFLGELQFRQISIVSCPNLVQVDDFLGASSDSVYQLMLYGNSLSEVPQLTSTTLYELHVYQTEKRVVVRRSAFERSRTIVKLEFRKAIVEPFAFLDLKELYSLYIRDISPTPLVAGSFHFASPALGYVELTSYEPWEGHAEPGTFGGFLSTTWFRLGSAASVSPDIFFPVVNSSTLFEIGVPVRCDCQVAWIRLSTFLPRTTIRCATETSFVALPDVDEAEFRDCGSSCTARGSPARQSGAFTTPPTKGIERF, encoded by the exons ATGCACTTGAAAAATTGTCTACTGTTTTACACATCGGCTGCCTTGCTTTTCTGCAGCTACCAGCAGGCTGCAGCACAAACGCCTGGGTGCTTTTGGCGTGACACTGCCTCAACCGCAGTCGTCTGTTCAGGTGACCTGCACGTCTTCCAAATTGAGGATTTCTTCAGACAACTGGTTCAGGGTGGGAAGGTGAGCTTCGACGAACTGCGGATCTCCGACAACGCCCTCATTCAGCGTCTGACGGTCGGCTTCCTCGGCGAACTCCAATTCAGGCAGATTTCGATAGTTTCTTGTCCAAACCTCGTGCAAGTGGACGATTTTCTCGGGGCTTCGAGCGACTCTGTCTACCAACTGATGTTGTACGGGAACAGCTTGTCGGAAGTTCCTCAACTGACCTCCACCACACTTTACGAGCTCCACGTCTACCAGACGGAAAAACGCGTTGTGGTTCGGAGATCAGCGTTCGAGCGTTCGAGGACCATCGTG AAACTCGAGTTCAGGAAGGCTATAGTCGAACCTTTCGCCTTCCTCGACTTGAAGGAGTTGTATTCACTCTACATCCGGGACATCTCGCCGACGCCTCTGGTCGCGGGCTCCTTCCACTTCGCGTCTCCGGCGCTCGGCTACGTTGAGCTGACGTCATACGAGCCTTGGGAAGGACACGCCGAACCAGGGACATTCGGAG GATTCTTGAGCACTACCTGGTTCCGACTGGGATCTGCAGCCAGCGTCTCGCCAGACATTTTCTTCCCTGTCGTAAACAGTTCCACTCTTTTCGAGATTGGCG TTCCAGTAAGGTGTGATTGCCAAGTAGCTTGGATACGATTGTCGACCTTCCTGCCTCGAACAACCATCCGATGCGCCACCGAGACTTCCTTCGTCGCGCTGCCAGACGTCGATGAAGCTGAATTCAGGGACTGTGGCTCCAGCTGCACCGCCCGAGGCTCTCCCGCTCGGCAATCGGGAGCGTTCACAACACCTCCGACAAAAGGGATTGAACGATTTTGA
- the LOC113829499 gene encoding RUN domain-containing protein 1, which produces MAVHETQQTFNVIEAQKKLFDNALEGNFADFEHKESQDFANFDKMNSKCYEYHNEEKQIEQDFGKEHYISDRKEACGSPCSMSKIGELEIDQKLSFQEHRLGTSRGFRDFKEGLKEEYSDKSFADFKADMKNSFTSSLNQSFGDLETSSNKGCDLGELTSYDVEWDSDGHPTGERWPPLGAPNDDEDNQSLYSYSEYNWQRGQSSRGGARLEDDRLQQLEEEQEQLNTSLLALTSHFAQVQFRLKQIVDASPDEKEKLLHELEEFANRGIPDLREANARRKSTVSEHVDGEEDDHAGMAKQKELIEKLKQQLEDLENYAYQTGEGGPPQAKVMEKQRVVIEQLKGTLNLNVDEFDRLSVDDLKVQVDSAIRELVNPLKMKEQLVAQLQTQIVDLERFIEFLQGEGTGGVIKNGKVPCRCKTPEARHPGDGKPQESGFSQGRLGTQRCKSKSKSEEREQLRMETENIMKRATTLLNMLSFGCGASSSRFQKNTLKKTPQGNHYGDLRAGLEIAVNNLLDVLGPEVTADSDYTSDSEETPIMISNEEVTHIVRKQLTPALRDLMQHGLMPVGQSQSLVPFLSCFPQRSHKPTKLMHAWDLILKYYQLKKGDQYNRTPARRLSQSFNLDIHGGSAVTNKQNLLGIIGNIISTHTPLKRSYDSHLKAFVCAALNQNKLITWLRLIFRTQYLVENYYQSWSYVCKTGFEDAFRSMERLNKYNFDLPVDLAVRPFQNIKDAF; this is translated from the exons ATGGCGGTACATGAGACACAGCAGACATTTAACGTTATTGAAGCTCAGAAGAAGTTATTTGACAATGCTTTGGAAGGGAACTTTGCAGACTTTGAGCATAAAGAATCACAAGACTTTGCCAACTTTGACAAGATGAACAGCAAGTGCTATGAATATCATAATGAAGAAAAGCAAATTGAACAAGATTTTGGGAAGGAGCATTACATCAGTGACAGAAAAGAAGCTTGTGGGAGTCCCTGCAGTATGTCAAAGATAGGGGAGTTGGAGATTGACCAGAAACTCTCTTTCCAAGAGCACAGGCTTGGCACCAGCAGAGGTTTCAGGGACTTCAAGGAGGGCCTGAAGGAAGAATACTCAGACAAGAGCTTTGCTGACTTCAAGGCAGACATGAAAAACAGCTTTACTAGTAGCCTGAACCAGAGCTTTGGAGATTTGGAAACCAGTTCAAATAAAGGTTGTGATTTGGGGGAACTGACCTCATATGATGTAGAGTGGGACTCCGATGGTCACCCTACTGGGGAGCGTTGGCCTCCCCTCGGAGCTCCTAATGACGATGAAGACAACCAGTCCCTCTATTCATATTCAGAATATAACTG GCAAAGGGGACAAAGCAGCAGAGGGGGAGCAAGGCTGGAAGATGACCGTCTACAGCAGCTtgaagaggaacaggaacagcTCAACACATCTCTCCTGGCCTTGACATCACATTTTGCTCAG GTGCAGTTCAGATTGAAGCAGATTGTAGATGCATCaccagacgaaaaagaaaaacttctTCATGAGCTTGAGGAGTTTGCCAACAGGGGGATCCCAGACTTACGAGAGGCAAATGCTAGAAGAAAGTCGACTGTGAGCGAGCAT GTTGATGGTGAGGAAGATGATCATGCAGGAATGGCCAAACAGAAGGAATTAATTGAAAAGTTGAAGCAGCAGCTGGAAGACTTAGAAAACTATGCCTACCAGACTGGAGAAGGTGGACCTCCTCAAGCCAAAGTCATGGAAAAGCAACGGGTCGTTATAG AGCAGCTAAAAGGGACGCTTAACTTGAATGTTGACGAGTTTGACAGACTAAGCGTGGATGATTTAAAAGTGCAGGTTGATAGTGCCATTCGTGAG TTGGTGAATCCGCTCAAGATGAAGGAACAGTTGGTGGCCCAGCTTCAAACGCAAATTGTAGACTTGGAGAGGTTCATAGAATTCTTGCAAG GTGAGGGCACCGGTGGAGTCATCAAAAATGGTAAGGTTCCTTGTAGATGCAAAACACCTGAAGCACGTCACCCGGGAGATGGGAAGCCACAAGAGAGTGGCTTTTCTCAGGGCAGGCTCGGTACACAAAGATGCAAAAGTAAGagcaagagtgaggagagagagcag CTACGCATGGAAACGGAAAATATTATGAAACGAGCGACCACGTTATTAAACATGCTTTCATTTGGGTGTGGTGCCTCCAGCTCCAGATTTCAAAAGAATACTCTGAAAAAGACTCCACAGGGAAACCATTATGG GGACTTGAGGGCAGGTTTAGAGATCGCAGTAAACAACTTGCTAGATGTTCTGGGCCCAGAAGTCACCGCAGATAGTGATTACACCAGTGATTCTGAGGAGACTCCTATCATGATATCCAATGAGGAGGTGACGCACATTGTTCGCAAGCAGCTTACTCCAGCTCTCAGAGACCTCATGCAGCATGGGCTGATGCCA GTTGGACAGAGTCAGAGTTTGGTGCCTTTCCTCTCGTGTTTCCCCCAGCggtcacacaaacccacaaaactGATGCATGCATGGGACCTCATCCTGAAGTACTACCAACTCAAGAAGGGAGACCAATACAACAGGACTCCAGCAAGGAGGCTCAGCCAG AGCTTCAATCTTGACATTCACGGAGGATCAGCTGTGACCAACAAGCAAAACCTCTTGGGCATCATTGGCAACATCATATCCACTCACACTCCACTCAAGCGGAGCTACGATTCTCACTTGAAGGCCTTTGTGTGCGCAGCTCTAAA cCAAAACAAACTGATTACATGGTTGAGGTTAATCTTCCGGACTCAGTATTTAGTGGAGAACTACTACCAGTCATGGAGTTATGTCTGTAAAACAG GCTTTGAAGATGCTTTCCGATCAATGGAGAGGTTAAACAAATACAACTTTGATCTTCCCGTGGACTTAGCTGTGCGTCCTTTCCAGAATATAAAAGATGCATTTTGA